The following nucleotide sequence is from Penaeus vannamei isolate JL-2024 chromosome 10, ASM4276789v1, whole genome shotgun sequence.
GGTtggtttcattctcttttcacaAACTGATTCAAtgaattttgtaaaaaaaaatagaggacacTTGGATGTCCACCACTGGCTTTGTAACAGTAAGAGTGACAATCATACCAGTTTGCATTTTTAGTACAAGGTAATAaatttatttcatgtttattctGGCGAGGGACACCTTGTATACCTCTCTGGCAATTATCAGAGTGGCCTAACTTAACTTACTTGGCACTGTACCAGTCAGATTGGACCTATAATTAACTGCCATCCATCACAAATTACCCAATTTGGGCAGAGCCACTATAATTTTGAGAAAGCAGGCCTGTTTTGAATGTACCATCATTATGATATAAGATTAAGAATTGATTTAAttagataaaaatattgatatagtAGATTTTTATAGTAAGTTCAGAGACATATTTGGATAAAATGGCATTGTCTTCTTATGTTGTAACTCATTATTGtgaaattattatatatagttattattgttattattacttctttgttattttcttgttattgttgtttatatgatCACAACCTTGATTTTCTTGTGTACTGTCATGATACTTTATTTGCAATTGATTTTCACCATTCAATTTCAGGCATCTCCAGGAAATCTTTCACAGTTTGAAGAGATTCTTTTTGGTGCAAATAATGAACTCACAGTCACAACAGGTGTCATTGGAGTCAAGCTAGCAAGTGAAAGTGGCCATAGGGTGTGTACGAGATTTATTTATTGTGCAGTTTATTGTCAGAATTTATTATGAAATCTTTCATGTATAACTGCTTATGTTTACAGTATCTTTAAAttgataatttttaaaatgtaataaaatatacAAGTATAACTGGAGCTTGAAAACATTTTTATAAGTGGAGTGTATATAtctcttattaatttattcaaggttgtgggtgtgggttacATTGATGCCAATGGACGCCAGATGTGCGTTGCAGAGTTCAATGACAATGATACATTCAGCAACCTGGAGGCCCTTGTGGTGCAGCTTAGCCCAAGAGAATGCCTCATCCCCTCAGGTGATCTGGGACCCGATGGAGCTAAACTGAAACAGGTCTATTGAaagagattttgattgttgttctCTGAAGTTTTTGCATTCTGTGAAACCACTGTTATTTCAAAATACTTAGTTCTAACTCCTAGCCACCTTGACAGTAGGATAATTATTTCAAAACAtttcaatataatcattaaatTAGTTGCTGGCTTCCTGAAGTAGGTAacactttttcttctatctcctgttGCAGGTGTTATCTCGCAGCCAACTCCTTGttactgaaagaaagagaacagaattcACCAACAAGGATGCAAGTCAAGACCTTAGTCGGCTTCTGCGCACTAAGGGAGATGCATCAGCTGTTGCTGCAAGACCAGAAATGGACCGTACAAATGCTATTTGTGCACTAGCATCTGTCATAAAATATTTAGAGGTTAGTTAGTAAATGAGTAGTATTATATAGCTACATTTTAGTGCACATAATTTactaaatcataaagaaaaattaaatgacCTATTCAACAATGTTATTTCTTTCAGCTTCTGGGTGATGATAGTAACTTTGCCCAGTATACTCTGTCTATGTATGACCTCAGCCAGTACATGCGTCTTGACAGTGCAGCAGTTAGGGCATTACATGTAGAGCCTATCACTGGTAGTGTTGAGTCTTCTGGCGGTGTGTCTAAGACTCATACTCTCCTTGGGCTCTTAGACAAGTGCAGAACTCCTCTTGGACATCGTTTACTGGCACAGTGGCTTAGACAGCCTTTAGTTGACATTAATAAAATTGGTATGTTTATAATTGCTTGAACTAATCATTGCTGAAAATATTGATGTATTGAACTTAGAGGTTATAGATACAAAGTTTGGCATATATACGGAATGTATTTGAATGGTTCTTTGCAGAAGAGAGATTAGATTTAGTGGAGGCTATGGTATGCACTGTAGAGATGCGTCACAGTCTTGGTGAAGAACACTTGCGTCGTGTGCCTGACCTCAACCGCATGGCTCGCAAGCTAAGTCGAAAGGCAGCCACTCTACAAGACTGTTACAGGTCAGTATGTCATGCAAACATACcttacattttatacatacagCAATAAAATATTAATTAGTTTTCATAGTTTGCATCAGAATGATTACTTAATACACATTCATCACAGACTCTACCAGTGCATTGAGAGGCTACCATACCTGTGTGAAGCAATTGCCAAGTATGATGGACCTCACACAGCTTCACTAGCAGCAGTCTTCACAACTCCTCTTCAGGTAAATCACCCATTTAATCATTTTCGCTAATAGTTTTGTACTACCAGCATATATTGGTGAGAtacagaaaagaaataggaaaatattttatatgtatttctttttttcaggagCTAATATCAGACTTAGCAAAGTATCAGGAAATGATTGAAACGACAGTTGACATGGAACAAGCAAATCAGGGAGAATATGTTATCAAACCTGACTTTGATGAGACACTAGCAGGTAATCTTCTTATTTTTCAAAGAATAGGATTTTTCCATATTTTAACTTTTACAGGTATCTTGTTTGTTACTAGGTTGGTTTGATTTCATTCGGccacttattcttattattacttggAAAATTAGACCAGAGCATATAATACCTGAATGAAATGTACGAAATTTTTAGAACTACAGCTTAAACTTCTGGAGCCCTTTCTGTTGTCTAAGTGCAGAAATATGCATAAAGAAGTCAATATTATCACCTGTTTTATTTCTCCAACAGAATTAAGAGAAACCATGAATGGATTAGAAAAGGATATCCAGAACCAGTTGAGGAAGGCAGCCAACGACCTCTGTCTCGAAGCAGGGAAGAGCATAAAGCTGGAGTCCAATGCACAGCTTGGCTTTTACTTCAGAGTGACATTAAAGGTAATTGGCAAAAATTAAAGAGattagaatacacacacatacatatacatatatatattatattatattttcaacACTATGTAGATGACTTAATTGAGGGCTCATTAGTACAATTGCTAGTTCATTTAGTGTTAAAAGACTTGGCATGCTTGAGTCTTCTGAATTGTCAAATAAGAACTGCAAGGTATATCAGTTTctaatgaggaagatgatgaagaatcaACATTTTTGTAGGATACTTAAAATTTCATGCTTTATTACTAGTGTATTGACTATTTAACCCCTACAATCCAAATGACGTCATCACATTGTGAAAAGATTTGGCTTGAGGcgcaggtgacatgaacatgacATCATAGGGGAAATTTGGCTGATGGACAGGATGACAGGAACTTGCAGTCATAATAAATTTagctgaaggccagggtgacatgAAGGACTTGCCACAATTGCAGAAATCTGTAGGAGGGTAATTAGACACAATGGGCATTTGGGAAGGGCCTTTAGCAGTATTTCCACCAATAAACAACTGTGGAAACTACCATCCGAGAGCCATGACTGTAAGAGAGCCGGCACCAGGGAGGAAGCATTTCCATGCttaggatcctattcctgcctgtTGTGACAGGGTTACAGGTTTTATTAATAGGTGCAAGTTTTTCTGTTTCTGAGACAGGATGCACTATTAGTgtcatatttatacaaaaataaggacaaattcattcattttcctttcattgGACTGGAgtgtgttatgtttgtgtatttaatcCCACAAAAAAGAAGATGGCAGCAGGAATTTTCTGTAACAGTATACCATTGTTCCTGAATTTCTGCTGTGGAGCAAGCTCATTTTTCAGTTTATGATTTCCAATGGTTCACCAGCTTAAATTTTCTTACAGGAAGAGAAAGTACTCCGGAATAATCGAAGCTACCATATGATTGATACAAACAAAGCAGGTGTGAGATTTAGAAATAATGCCCTTCAGGACTTGAACGAACAGCATATGGCATCAAAGGAAGAATATGCACAGCAGCAAAAAACGGTTGTTGAAGAAATTATGAATATCGCAGGTTTGTTGCTCATATAATGGAAATACGTATTGATAGTTGATCTGGGTTGGAAAATGCTTGCATATATCCAAGTAGCATAGATATACACTGGTACACACTTTAAAAGGTGACAgacatgtatgaatgcatgccatatgataattattttctcttctgtttcactTACAGTTGGCTATGTGGAAGTAATGCAAAACTTGGGACAGGTGCTTGCAACATTAGACTGCATTTTTGCCCTTGCAACTGCAGCAGTCTCTGCACCCATTCCCTATGTACGGCCAAAACTTTTGGAACAAGGATCAGGTGTCATAAAGTTGCAGGAGATCCGTCATCCTTGCTTGGAGCTTCAGGATGATGTTTCATTTATTCCAAATGATTGCACATTTGACAAAGGTTTGACATGCAGTTTTGATGATGTATGATTGTTTAAGTACCTTGCTGTCTTATGATCTACATATAGTGTCTAGTGagaatagatatttttttctcagtttcCATAATGTACCATTAAAATGTTTCAGGTAATGGATTGTTCCATATCATCACTGGACCCAACATGGGAGGTAAAAGCACGTATCTACGCTCTGTGGGTGCTGCAGTCTTAATGGCTCAGATTGGGTCTTTTGTTGCTTGTCAGGAAGCAGAAATCTCCATTGTAGACAGTATTCTTGGTAAGTAAATGTCAACATACAAAATGGATGTATGTTGATATTATTCCaccgaaaaatataaataaattttcagataacaaaaaataaagtcaCCTTAATGATATCTTAGTTTTGCATGAATTGTCTCAAGAATGTAAGTATTTCTTTCTTACAGCTCGGGTTGGTGCAGGAGATTGTCAGCTTAAGGGTGTGTCAACATTTATGGCAGAGATGCTTGAGACCGCAACTATTTTAAGAGTAAGAAAACCTTAGTCTCttcttttatatgattttttcagTTGGCATTGTGAATTTGTCAATCATTTCTCAATTAATATTTGCTGATCTTATAATTTGTTATTTTCAGTCTGCTAGCAACAAATCACTGATCATCATTGATGAACTGGGACGTGGTACATCAACTTATGATGGCTTTGGGCTAGCATGGGCTATATCAGAGTAAATATACTTTGGTTTTGTAACATTAGAATAAATTTATGAACCAAAATTATACCTTTTAATTTTTGGTGAGTGGATAAAACCTTCTTGAAAAGTAAAGTTAGAATAAGTGAACTTGCAtgtgataatataatgaatatattgaaTCCTATATCCATATCACTACCTAATTTTGGCAAATGATTTTCTCAGGCATATTGCAAAGGAGATTGCAGCATTCTGCCTCTTTGCTACACATTTCCACGAGCTCACAGCTTTGGCAGATGAAGTGGACACTGTTCAGAATTACCATGTGACAGCCACAACTGCACATGGTGCCTTAACACTTTTGTACCAGGTAAGCCCATATCCATTTTGAGTCATACAGGAGTAATGACTGATGCAGTAATTTAACATTTTAATTGAGTTAATGATATTGAATCACCTTTTTATTCCATCTAATGAAGTGCAACAAAGCTACACagatccatcccccttccccccttcttctctggTCTCATcgctctcttctgtttttttctattttctttttcttgtatgatATCACCTGTATATGCCTTATTCCTTATATTATCCAGTTCTTGTAATATTCAAATTGTAGCAACTGATTACTTATGCTCATTTGGTACCAAGACTGTCTTActaaatatattgtatgtatattgttttcttattattttcatattgtttaGGTAAGAGCTGGACCTTGCGATCGTAGTTTTGGAATCCATGTTGCAGAGCTCGCCAACTTCCCATCAAGTGTGATTGAGGTTAGTACAAACAGTGTAACTTACTTTCTTGTATTTAATTTTATTAGAAATTTTCAGTGTTCAGGATCCATTTGAGAAAAGAACTATACTGAACAGAAGTATTTTTTCCCCGACTCTTACGTAATGTGTATAATTTCAGCATGCTAAAAGAAAAGCTGGGGAACTAGAAGATGActttggcaatgatgatgatgattcagagGAAGCAGTCAAAAAGAGGAAATTGGAGAAACAAGTAAGTAACAAGGATCTTTTTATCCAGTTTTATTGTGTTGTAGAATCCCATCATTATCTCGGCAACCTCTTTgttgtaattctttataaatgTAACTAACTCTTTACTTTTTATATTGCAGGAAGGGGAAAAGCTGATTGAGGAGTTCCTCTCCAAGGCGGCCTCACtagatattgataatatgaatgaGCAAGACCTTGAGACAGAGATCAACAAATTACGCAATGAAGTCAAGGGAAAAAACAATGCCTATGTATCCCGGTTGCTGTCACGGGAGACATAAGGATGTAACCAGCAGATATAATTTTATAGATAATAACTGAATTTCATCCAACATTATTGCATGTTTTTGGAGTGAATTTTAGTGATGATCTCCAGATATGAAGTTTGCACATGGCATGAATGTTGAattatccttttatcttttttattcattttctttatttttcaaataAAATTTAGTAAAttacctttatcttttcctttaccATTATTGCCACGTAGGAAGTAATTTCCAATAAAGTTATTCCTTCTCTAATTTTACCCCTGTAAGCAAACCAAGGCAAAGTAGTAATAATTTGGGCAATTTaagatgtaaaaatatgtatccCATACACCACATTGTAATTATCTATAAATAACTAATGAAAAATTAAGCAAATCTAAGACTATCCCTGAAGCAATCTAGGCTTCATTTTGCATGTGTGACTATCTACTATAAAATGAGGAGGACTGTccagtacatacaaacacaccttttCAACAAGAACATATGGGCAACTTGGGTGAAAAATAGTGAGAACATGATAGCTGCTGTTATAGGTGTTAAATATATTTAACATGACATATCTCTGTGCTTTGCTTTCATTATAAAATCCTGATTTTATTTTGTGGTAGATCATGTATGTCCCAAACTTTTTCCATTTTGACAAAAGACCTAATTAACAATACTTTAACTTCCAGCTTGTAGcacaaatatgtaataataaccACATTACAAGAGCACAAAACATTCAATACACATTAGAGGTTGCCATCACCCTCTACACTCGAaggataaatatgaataatacctTGCATATTAGGCAAATGTATCATTTTCaggtaataaaaagaaagtattatttaaaaatatatattcatctattatttacaACTACAATTTCTAAATACACTGTCTCTTTGGTATACTTTTAGCAGTTATACTTTTGATGTATGGAAAGTATGTCACAATGAGAACACAACTAAAAATTAGATTTGTGTAGCATATCACAGTGGTTAATATAAAACTGAtactttagttatttttttaacCCAAGTAAATAGCATATATCTACATGAAAGGTTTGGATGTGTGGGAGACATCTGTTTGACCCACCAATATTACACCTTCAGCTGATGTTCCCAGGGTGATGTTTGGGTCTGCTTGTGCAGTAACAGGCAGGAGATAACTTAATTGAAGTGCTGGTGTTGCTCCACTCATTCCCAAGCATCCAGGCGCTGCAGCTTTTCAAGATAAATTACAAATTATTCAGCCGACTATTCTTTCAgcatttcattaatatatatactttttcaaaATATGTTGATATGTTTATGGCCGTACTAATACAAATTACAGGCTAAGATTTAGGGACATTATATGAAATTTGTAgttatattttccctctctcttgacaAAATATTTAATCTGAATGTACTATATAAAGCAGCAATTATTGCTGAATACAAACAGCCATCTCAGATTACATACATAAAGTAAATACTTACGCTGTATTGTCTGAGCAggaatggtggtggtagtgtaggTTCTGTGGGATGATCCCAAATCTCGCCCACTTGCAGGATCTACTTCCCCACCAGCACAACTTACAATTTGTCCTGTGCTGCTTACTAGCAAGGATCCACTATCACCTCGTGCCTCATAGCTATGATCTGCCCAAACCTTTTGGTACAAATAGGGAAAAGAGTTATATAAATGAACAATTGTATgctgtgaaataaaaaaaatctcattattgcacatttgtttgttatttcgtaCCTGCAGCTTTGATGCATCTGGTCCCACTTTGACTTTGACATCATCTAAGTTAGACATTTGAGGTGTTTCTGAAATGTCTGATGATGTTTCTGATGCACTTTTTACAGTTGAGGAACTGGATCTAGCCATACTGTTTCCTTTTGCTCTCTTAGCCTTTCctaaaataaaagtgaataattTTCGTAACATGCTGATTTTTTTCCcccatagcaaaaataattaaccCAAACCTGATGGGTTTTTCAATCTagaattcatatttgtatattaattatatatatatatatatatatatatatatatatatatatatatatatatatatatatatatatatatatacatatggttactAAAAAACAGAATATTCCAAGTATGCCACCTATAGATACTGCATCTACTGTAGTATCTATGAAAATCTTTGGCTGCAACATATATCTGAAAAAGGTGACCTTAATTGCCTACATGGCCTTCTCTATGTTTTAAGTATGATCCATATTGATTATAAGGTTTAAAAGGAGAAATCACTGAAATCAGGAGCAATgcatgttttgtatgtttgttttttctttctttcagaatTATTAAGTTTTACTGCTACTTATGATGTCTAGAACATCAAAAGTAgtttaagcaaaataaaaaaaggaatcttTATACTGGAATCATATAAATACAACAATACCCTAGACCTGTGCCCTCTATATCACCTCACACATCAACTCTGTTGCACTTATCATGCTACTTACCAGAACTTGGAGCTGTGGATTCTGAAACAACACCACCTTTCTGATcctctagtttgtgcattttttgAAGATGAGTCTGAAAAACATGCAAGACAGTAGTTTCAGAAAATTACAGTGTCACCTGAGAATTCTTTTGAAATAATACTTGTATCATAGCAAATATCAGATATGAAAGAACTATAAAATAAATGACTGTCCTTATAAACAAAGTTAACCAGTTATGTACTATCTTGTACTATTGCCAAAGGAAGTGCTTCAAGTTCATAAAACTGTTAATGAGTTGTCTTCCTCATCTGaactttatatc
It contains:
- the spel1 gene encoding DNA mismatch repair protein Msh2 encodes the protein MANVQPKEQLVLDGAHEQGFLAFYKGLPEKPNTTVRLFDRGEYYTVHGQDAVLAARELFRTNSVIKHLGGGSNKLESVVLSRLNFESFVRDLLLLKHYRVELYKQKSSSKNDWEAEYKASPGNLSQFEEILFGANNELTVTTGVIGVKLASESGHRVVGVGYIDANGRQMCVAEFNDNDTFSNLEALVVQLSPRECLIPSGDLGPDGAKLKQVLSRSQLLVTERKRTEFTNKDASQDLSRLLRTKGDASAVAARPEMDRTNAICALASVIKYLELLGDDSNFAQYTLSMYDLSQYMRLDSAAVRALHVEPITGSVESSGGVSKTHTLLGLLDKCRTPLGHRLLAQWLRQPLVDINKIEERLDLVEAMVCTVEMRHSLGEEHLRRVPDLNRMARKLSRKAATLQDCYRLYQCIERLPYLCEAIAKYDGPHTASLAAVFTTPLQELISDLAKYQEMIETTVDMEQANQGEYVIKPDFDETLAELRETMNGLEKDIQNQLRKAANDLCLEAGKSIKLESNAQLGFYFRVTLKEEKVLRNNRSYHMIDTNKAGVRFRNNALQDLNEQHMASKEEYAQQQKTVVEEIMNIAVGYVEVMQNLGQVLATLDCIFALATAAVSAPIPYVRPKLLEQGSGVIKLQEIRHPCLELQDDVSFIPNDCTFDKGNGLFHIITGPNMGGKSTYLRSVGAAVLMAQIGSFVACQEAEISIVDSILARVGAGDCQLKGVSTFMAEMLETATILRSASNKSLIIIDELGRGTSTYDGFGLAWAISEHIAKEIAAFCLFATHFHELTALADEVDTVQNYHVTATTAHGALTLLYQVRAGPCDRSFGIHVAELANFPSSVIEHAKRKAGELEDDFGNDDDDSEEAVKKRKLEKQEGEKLIEEFLSKAASLDIDNMNEQDLETEINKLRNEVKGKNNAYVSRLLSRET